One genomic segment of Ipomoea triloba cultivar NCNSP0323 chromosome 9, ASM357664v1 includes these proteins:
- the LOC116030187 gene encoding uncharacterized protein LOC116030187 codes for MNHHPRPPTPSPPPINHQTTISLLKHTASIFVSDLLLFLFLSLLIFIFRSNVHTGTHYLTSFIDRDPSLKSLLSRLDLSSSQSNHQPLHHHRRRRGPFLHLSRVGTLDDDFFSGDSDLDRSLFHPSSKPPPNSTSVILSDFNPNLGFSHPIVDNGIDLPQAVRNGFFSFKALSYAEKNDTVLDAPRNDYKIDDLPFFIKGMELGRRDATTLLFLVVLLSTAYGYVITSFLVTYTWVHGIVFLKVLDNLLGNYRSFCGTVWRGSNLGLKRLCAFVLIRWAVRDALAQLLGIWSFGEVEDQSSFFNVFIRMKLMPFSDVAPWITGHEKESLCFIISWFLVELLVGFMFAVDSWIVIVDSRKSSWEVVKEGCHLLVALLGPAVQIKCWEVVICGSLSKWILGEYFGDEFAVAILSAIEVYFMVAWLVFYLAARSVDASSLGRTFGRRELEGFLLGAR; via the coding sequence ATGAACCACCACCCTCGGCCGCCGACGCCGTCGCCACCGCCGATCAACCACCAAACCACCATCTCGCTCCTGAAGCACACCGCATCCATCTTCGTATCCGATCTCCtccttttcctcttcctctCCCTTCTCATTTTCATATTCCGCTCTAACGTCCACACCGGCACTCACTACCTCACCTCTTTCATAGATCGCGATCCCTCTCTCAAATCCCTCCTCTCCCGCCTCGATCTCTCATCTTCCCAATCCAATCATCAACCACTTCACCACCATCGCCGCCGCCGCGGCCCATTTCTCCACCTCTCTCGTGTCGGAACCCTCGACGATGACTTTTTCTCCGGCGACTCCGACCTCGATCGTTCCCTGTTCCATCCTTCATCCAAGCCACCTCCCAATTCCACTTCCGTTATTCTCTCGGATTTCAACCCCAATTTGGGGTTTTCTCACCCAATCGTTGACAATGGAATTGATTTGCCCCAGGCTGTTCGCAATGGTTTCTTTTCGTTTAAGGCTCTCTCGTATGCGGAAAAAAACGATACAGTTCTCGATGCTCCTCGTAACGACTATAAAATAGATGATTTACCATTCTTTATCAAGGGTATGGAGCTGGGCCGTCGTGATGCTACGACATTGTTGTTTCTAGTGGTGTTACTATCCACAGCTTATGGATACGTTATCACGTCGTTCTTGGTTACATACACTTGGGTCCATGGCATTGTCTTCCTTAAGGTGCTGGATaatttgttgggtaattacAGGTCATTTTGTGGAACTGTGTGGCGAGGTTCAAATTTGGGGCTTAAAAGGCTTTGTGCATTTGTTCTAATTCGGTGGGCGGTGAGGGACGCGTTGGCACAGTTATTGGGAATTTGGTCATTTGGGGAAGTCGAGGATCAAAGTTCATTTTTCAATGTTTTCATAAGGATGAAGTTGATGCCTTTTTCAGATGTTGCTCCATGGATTACAGGGCATGAGAAGGAAAGTTTGTGCTTTATAATATCATGGTTCTTGGTCGAGTTGCTGGTGGGATTTATGTTTGCTGTGGATTCTTGGATTGTTATAGTGGACTCAAGGAAGAGTAGTTGGGAAGTTGTGAAAGAAGGGTGTCATTTGTTGGTGGCATTGCTAGGGCCTGCCGTTCAGATCAAGTGTTGGGAAGTGGTGATTTGTGGGTCATTGTCAAAGTGGATATTGGGTGAATATTTTGGGGATGAATTTGCAGTAGCAATTCTGTCAGCTATAGAAGTTTATTTCATGGTAGCTTGGCTAGTTTTTTATTTGGCTGCAAGATCCGTTGATGCCTCTTCACTTGGGAGGACATTTGGGCGAAGAGAGTTGGAAGGCTTCCTACTAGGTGCTAGATGA
- the LOC116028336 gene encoding adenosine kinase 2-like codes for MEFEGILLGMGNPLLDISSVVDNDFLNKYEIKSNNAILAEEKHLPMYEEMSSKYSVEYIAGGATQNSIRVAQWMLQKPGATSYMGCIGKDKFGGEMKKHAKEAGVNAHYYEDENTPTGTCAVCVVDGERSLVANLSAANCYKSDHLKKPENWALVEKAKYYYIAGFFLTVSPESIQLVAEHAAAKNKVFTMNLSAPFICEFFKDVQEKAFPYVDYVFGNETEARTFSKVHGWETDNVEEIALKISQWPKASGTHKRITVITQGADPVVVAEDGKVKLFPVTQLPKEKLVDTNGAGDAFVGGFLSHLVQEKPIADCVRAGVYAANVIIQRSGCTYPEKPDFQ; via the exons ATGGAGTTCGAGGGAATTCTATTGGGGATGGGAAATCCACTGCTCGATATTTCTTCAGTTGTCGACAATGATttcttaaacaa GTATGAAATCAAGTCGAACAATGCAATTCTGGCAGAGGAAAAACACTTGCCTAT GTATGAAGAAATGTCATCCAAGTACTCTGTTGAATACATTGCTGGAG GTGCAACTCAGAATTCGATCAGAGTTGCTCAG TGGATGCTTCAAAAACCTGGTGCCACCAGTTACATGGGTTGCATTGGAAAGGACAAATTTGGGGGTGAAATGAAGAAGCATGCAAAAGAAGCTGGTGTTAAT GCTCACTATTATGAGGATGAGAATACTCCGACAGGTACTTGTGCTGTTTGTGTGGTGGATGGAGAAAG GTCACTTGTTGCCAACTTGTCAGCTGCAAATTGCTATAAGTCGGACCACTTGAAAAAACCAGAAAATTGGGCATTGG TTGAAAAGGCCAAGTACTACTACATTGCTGGATTCTTTCTCACCGTTTCCCCAGAATCCATTCAACTCGTTGCTGAGCATGCAGCTGCAAAAAACAAG GTTTTCACGATGAACCTTTCTGCACCATTTATATGTGAGTTCTTCAAGGATGTACAGGAGAAAGCTTTTCC GTATGTGGACTATGTCTTTGGAAATGAGACAGAAGCCAGAACTTTCTCCAAAGTTCATGGTTGGGAG ACCGACAATGTCGAAGAAATAGCTCTGAAGATCTCCCAGTGGCCCAAGGCATCTGGAACGCACAAGAGAATTACTGTAATCACCCAGGGTGCTGATCCTGTTGTTGTGGCTGAAGATGGGAAAGTAAAACTGTTCCCCGTTACACAGTTGCCAAAAGAGAAACTTGTTGACACCAATGGTGCAG GCGATGCATTTGTTGGAGGGTTCCTCTCACACTTGGTCCAAGAAAAACCCATTGCAGACTGTGTTCGAGCCGGTGTTTATGCTGCAAATGTCATAATCCAGAGATCTGGCTGCACCTACCCTGAGAAGCCAGACTTTCAATAG
- the LOC116029545 gene encoding auxin-responsive protein SAUR50 — protein sequence MKGNFLKVSLNKLQRVGSRLVPSAATADKCCKWAWWSFVHEDNTIPSDVPKGHLVVYVGENQKRFVIKITILQHPLFKALLDQAQDAYDFTADSKFWIPCDEKIFISVIRSATPPRSKMISICIC from the coding sequence ATGAAGGGGAATTTTCTCAAGGTGAGCCTAAACAAATTGCAGAGGGTGGGTAGCAGACTTGTACCTTCTGCAGCCACCGCCGACAAGTGCTGTAAATGGGCATGGTGGTCTTTTGTGCATGAAGACAATACGATCCCAAGCGATGTTCCGAAGGGTCACTTGGTGGTCTATGTAGGGGAAAACCAGAAAAGATTTGTTATCAAAATCACCATACTCCAGCATCCACTATTCAAGGCATTGTTGGATCAAGCTCAGGATGCATACGATTTCACAGCTGACTCAAAATTCTGGATACCTTGTGATGAGAAAATCTTCATCAGTGTCATTAGAAGTGCTACACCTCCTAGAAGCAAAATGATCTCAATCTGCATTTGTTGA